The genomic interval CAAACTGAATTTTATTTCTATCAATATTTCTATAAACATTCATTATAAAGCCCATTACTCCACTTCCATTACTTAAAGTTGAAACCATATGCAAAACTCTAATTTTGTTCATTTATTTTTCTCCCCTTATAAACTTTAATCTTAAAAAATGGTAATTTTATAATTCCTATAAATGTACCTATTCCATAACTTAGATGTAATAATAAAAATATAATAGGCAAAAAAATATAAAATATATTAAATTTATTATTTTTAATAATAAATAAAGTATTTATTAAGATTAAAAAACTATATAATACTCCTAAAATTATAAATAGCCAGTATGAATTTAAAAATATATTAATGGTTGTAAATGCTACAGCTAATACAAATAAAAACGGAATTAAATGATATATAGAAATACATTTAGGACATACCCCTAAGGTTAGTCCTATCCAATAACCATTTAAAAATTTTTGCTCTAACATTTTTAAAAGATCATTTCTAGTGTATTGATATGATTTTATATTAGGGTCAAAGCATATTTTATATCCTTTTTTTCTTATTCTATAATTCATTTCATTATCTTCAGTTCTAGCTAAATTTTCATTAAAAAGTCCTGTATTCTCAAAAACTTCTCTAGAATAAGCACCATGAAATATAGAAGAGACATACCTTTTACTTATATTCCTTCTATATGGTGCAATACTACTACCAAAAATAGATTTTTCAGCTAATAGCAACGTCTCTTTCCAATGATTTTTATTTAATATAATATTTTCTCTATATCCTCCACAGATTTTTTCACC from Clostridium perfringens carries:
- a CDS encoding glycosyltransferase family 2 protein, giving the protein MLVSFIIIAHNEEKNLKNLLEDLNGQTYPKKLIEVILIDSISSDNTKNVMNEFRNSNKEFNKIIIKSNVKKILPCGWNIAISESKGDILLRVDAHSRIPKNFIEENVNCIKSGEKICGGYRENIILNKNHWKETLLLAEKSIFGSSIAPYRRNISKRYVSSIFHGAYSREVFENTGLFNENLARTEDNEMNYRIRKKGYKICFDPNIKSYQYTRNDLLKMLEQKFLNGYWIGLTLGVCPKCISIYHLIPFLFVLAVAFTTINIFLNSYWLFIILGVLYSFLILINTLFIIKNNKFNIFYIFLPIIFLLLHLSYGIGTFIGIIKLPFFKIKVYKGRKINEQN